Part of the Synechococcus sp. MU1617 genome, ATCATCTGCCGCAACAGTGGTCACGGCCATCAGGGCACGAAGGCAGAATGGCCCGTGGATTGATCGCCCCGCTGATGCAGCTCCTCCAATCTCTGAGTCGCGTGATCGTTTGCAGCGTCCTGGCACTGGTGCTGGGAGCCTGCGCAGCGGGACCAACGGCCGGGCTGCAGTCGTACCAAAGCCCGGATGGCCGTTTCGCCTTCCTCTATCCCACCGGTTGGACCGAGGTGCAGGTGAGCAACGGCCCCCGGGTGGTGTTTCACGACCTGATCCACAGCGATGAAACCGTGAGCCTGATGATCAACAAGGTGAGCGAAGACAACGAGCTGAGTGAACTGGGCAGCGCCGTCGCCGTGGGAGAGCGGCTGCGCCGTGAGGTGATCGCCACCGCCGGCAGCGGCCGCACCGCCGAGCTGGTGGAAGCGCAGGAGCGCGAGGTGAATGGCCACACCTTCTACGACCTCGAATACGCCGTGCACCTGGAAGACCGCGACCGCCACGAGCTGGCGACCGTGGTGGTGGACCGAGGGCGCCTCTACACCCTGGCCACCAGCGTCAACGAAGACCGCTGGGCCAAGGTTGGAGACCTCTGCGGACGGGTGGTGCACTCACTGACCCTGCTGATCTGATCAGAACAGGAAGCGGAAGCGCTGGCTGCTGGCCTTACTCGCATCAGCCCCACTGCTCGACTTGGCGGGCCACTCCGTATCCAGATAGCTGATGCCATCGGCATTGAACGGCACCGCCTTCAGGCTGGAGGCATTGAGGTCGGTGGTGCCCATGGCGGTGATCAATCCCCCCAGTTCCATCGGCCCCAGATCCGTCTCCAAGGCCTGGCCAGCAGCGGTGATCAAAGCCGGCAGGCGGATCAGATTCTGCGGTTGTTTCATCTGCTCAAACAGACCCTTCAACGCCAGCTGCTGCCGTTCAAGCCGGCCGAAATCGCCGCGGCCGTCGTTGCGCCAACGCAGAAAGCCCTCCAGATCCTTGCCCCTTAACAGCTGAGGGCCGGGCTGCAGGTCGATCACCAGGTTCTGACTGCGATCGACGTAATAAAGGCGCTTGGGAACATCCACTTCGATGCCCCCCACCAGGTTGGCCAGGGTTTCGATCGCATCCAGGCGCACGAGGATGTGATGGCGGATCGGGCGGTTCATCAACCGCGACAACTCCCGCTCCACCGCCTCCACACCGCCGTAAGCCATCAGTGCATTCAGCTTGATGCCACCGAAGCCCTCGGCATCGATGTAGCTGTCGCGGGGGATCTGGGTGATCGTTGTGGTGGTGCCATCCACCCGCACCGTGAAAATCACATCAGTGTTGTTGCCAGTGCGGTCTCGGCCCAGCACCACCACCTCCCTTGCCCCGAAGCCGGTCCAACCAACAAATGGGTTGGCAAGCGGCGCAGGCTGAGGCAGCGCGAAAGGTTGATCTGCAGTCCTGGACGGCGCCATGATCAACCGACACAGAGGCACCGACAAGATCAGGCCGCCGCTGAGACCCACAACCACAGCAGCAACCACCGGCCATGTGATGGCCTCAGTTGACGCCTTAGCAGGGGGGGCTTGTGGCATGGACTACACGCTATGCAGCATCTTGGCGCGCTCGTCCCATCTCGGGAAGAGGTGCGCAGGCCTCTGTTAAACCAAGGGATCGCTGATCACCATCGAGGCACAGGGGAGCTGGCGGATCAATTTGCTGATGCGATCACTGCCGGGAATCGGCAGTCCAGCCACCCGCCTGCGCTGAGTGCGCAAGATCACCAGATCGTGTTCGCGGCTGAGGCGATGAATGGCCCCATCGATGCCGGGCCCCCGCACGATCACGATGTGGAACCGCTCCTCTGGAATCCCCGGCGGACGCCAGCGAATCAGCTGCTGTTCCATCCAGTGAC contains:
- a CDS encoding LCP family protein, whose protein sequence is MPQAPPAKASTEAITWPVVAAVVVGLSGGLILSVPLCRLIMAPSRTADQPFALPQPAPLANPFVGWTGFGAREVVVLGRDRTGNNTDVIFTVRVDGTTTTITQIPRDSYIDAEGFGGIKLNALMAYGGVEAVERELSRLMNRPIRHHILVRLDAIETLANLVGGIEVDVPKRLYYVDRSQNLVIDLQPGPQLLRGKDLEGFLRWRNDGRGDFGRLERQQLALKGLFEQMKQPQNLIRLPALITAAGQALETDLGPMELGGLITAMGTTDLNASSLKAVPFNADGISYLDTEWPAKSSSGADASKASSQRFRFLF
- the psbP gene encoding photosystem II reaction center PsbP, with amino-acid sequence MQLLQSLSRVIVCSVLALVLGACAAGPTAGLQSYQSPDGRFAFLYPTGWTEVQVSNGPRVVFHDLIHSDETVSLMINKVSEDNELSELGSAVAVGERLRREVIATAGSGRTAELVEAQEREVNGHTFYDLEYAVHLEDRDRHELATVVVDRGRLYTLATSVNEDRWAKVGDLCGRVVHSLTLLI